The window CACGCTGACGTCGTAGTCGGCGAGCTCGCCCTTGACCACCACGTCGACGCTCGTGAGGGGGCTGCCGGCGAGTCCCGAGAAGACCTGGCCGAGCTTCTCGACCAGGGCGATGCCGGGGCGCACGTACGGGTCGATGACCCCTCCGGCGACGTTCACCGCATCCGGAACCAGCTCGCCGGAGAGCGCGAGGCGCACCGACTTGGCGACCGAGACGCCGGCCTTCTCCTGCGCCTCGTCGGTCGAGGCGCCGAGGTGGGGCGTGACGACGACGTTCGGCAGGGCCAGCAGCGGCGACTCCTTCGGCGGTTCGCTGACGAACACGTCGAGGCCGGCGCCCGCGATGGTCTTCGAGGTCAGGGCGCGGTAGAGGGCGTCCTCGTCGATCAGGCCGCCGCGGGCGACGTTCACGATGAAGGCGGTGGGCTTCATCAGCGCCAGCTGCTCGTCGGAGATCATGCCCGTGGTCTCGGGCGTCTTCGGCATGTGGATGGTGATGAAGTCGCTCTGCGCGAGCAGCTCGTCGAGGGTCACGAGGGTGACGCCGAGCTGCTGGGCGCGGGCGCTCGTGACGTAGGGGTCGTAGGCGATGACGTTGACGCCGAACGCCTGCAGGCGCGCGGTGATCAGCGCGCCGATGCGGCCGAGGCCGATGATGCCGACGGTCTTCTCGAACAGCTCGACGCCGGTGTAGGCGGAGCGCTTCCACTGCCCCTGGGCCAGCGCGGCGTGCGCGGCGGGGATGTGACGGGCGAGGCTCAGGATGTGCCCGACCGTGAGCTCGGCTGCCGAGATGATGTTCGAGGTGGGCGCGTTGACGACCATGACCCCGGCGGTCGTGGCCGCCTTGATGTCGACGTTGTCGAGACCGACGCCCGCGCGCGCGACGACCTTGAGCACGGGAGCCGCGGCGATGGCCTCGGCGTCGACCTTCGTGGCCGAGCGCACGAGCACCGCGTGGGCGTCGGCGAGGGCGGCCAGCAGCGCCGGACGGTCGGTGCCGTCGACGGAGCGAACGTCGAAGTCGGGCCCGAGGGCGTCGACGGTGGCGGGGGACAGTTCTTCGGCGATCAGCACGACCGGCTTCGACACGGTGCGGGTCCTTCGGTTCATCGGCGGGGAGCCCGTCCAGCGTAGTGCAGGCAGAATGGCCCGATGGACTTCATGACGTCGGGCGTCGTCCTCGACGTGCTCCGCCTGCTGATCGCCGCCGTGTTCGTGCTCATGGGCGTGAACCACTTCGTGCCGCGCTCGGCCCGCACGATGGCCGCGATGATGCCGCCCCGGATGCGCGGGACGGGCATCCTGGCCCCGCTGAACCTGGTGTACCTCACCGGGGCCTGCGAGATCGCGGGCGGGCTGGGGCTCGTCTTCCCGCCGACGCGGATCGCGGCGGGAATCGCGCTCGTGGTCTTCCTCGCCGCGGTGTTCCCGGCGAACGCCTACGCGGCGACACGGCGCGACCGCTTCGGCGCCCTCGCCGTGCCGTTCGTGCCGCGGCTGATCGCGCAGATCGTGCTCGCGGCGCTGATCCTGCTGGTGGCCTTCTTCTGACGAGGTCCGCTGCGGCCGGCCAGGCCCGCTAGAGCGAGACCAGGCTGAGCGAGACCACCGACACCACCGCGAAGCCCACGGCGAAGACCACCGCGCGCTCCCAGGTGCGCAGGGTGCGGCCGACGAGGAGCGCCGCGATGTAGACCACGATCGGCACGACGGCGTAGCCGATGATCAGCGCCCAGAGCCCCGTGTCGGGCGCGGTGCCGTAGCTGTTCAGCAGCGAGACGACGCCGATCAGGTTCGCCAGCCCGCCCCACAGATGGTAGGCGTACAGGAACGCGAAGACCAGCGCCACCGCCCAGCCCGCCTTGCCGAAGGTGCGGAACCCGCGCTTGGCGGGAGCGGCCGGGGCCGTCGCGGCGGTCACGCCGTGCCCCCGATCAGGAACGGCCAGGGGATGAGCACGAGCACTCCGATCACGAGCCAGAGGAAGCGGTAGCGCCGGCGCCGCTGCGTGATCAGCAGCGTCGCCACGAACCACAGCGGCGCCGCGGCGATCGCGAGCGTGCGGGCGATCAGGTCGCTGAAGACCCCGAACGTCACGTCGATCGCCAGCTCGTAGCGGCTGAAGAACACGATCCAGCCGATCGTGTAGAGCAGGTAGACCCCGCCGAGCACACCGAGACCGATCAGCGCGGCCGAGCTCAGCTGAGCGGATGCGCGTTCCGCCTCCTCGAGCTCGCGCTCCGCCGCGCGGTCCTCCGCGTCCTCCGCCTCGTCGAGCACCGTGCGACGTGCCGCGGCCGGCGCCGTCTCACCCCGGCGCGGGGCCCGTGCGCGCGGAGCCGCCGCACCGGCCGGCGCCCCTTCGGGCGCGAGGGTCGGATCGTCGTCACCGGCCCACCCCAGGGCCTCGTCGTCGCGCGCGTCGCTCATGCCCTCACCCTACCGGGGCTCGGGTCAGGCGAGCGGGGTGGCGGTGGCTGCGTCCGGGGTCGCGACGACGCGGAACGCGCGGCCCGCGACGCGCAGGCCGTCGAGCGTCACGTGCCCGAGGGCGGCGTCGGCGAGCGGCGCCACGAGGAGGGTCGTGCGGTCGGGCGCGGGACGCGCATCCGTCGCCGCCACCGCCACCGCCACCGCGGCCGCCGCCGACCAGGCCTGCGGCCGGCATGCCGCGGGGTACGGCGCCGGCACCGCGGTGACCGCCGCTGAGTCTCCTGAGTGCAGCTCGGGCATGCGGTAGCCGAAGGACTCGGCCGCGCGCAGCAGCCCCCGCCCGAGCTCGGCCGCCTCGGCGCGGAACCCCTCCCGCGCGAGCCCCTGCACCGCGATCGCGGTGTCGTGCGCCCAGACCGAGCCGCCGTGATAGCTCAGCGGCCAGAAGCCGGCCGAGTCTGTCGCCATCGTGCGCAGGCCGAAGCCCGAGTCGAGCCGCTCGTCGACGAGCAGCCGGGCGACGTCGGCGGCCTCGTCGGCGTTCAGGATGCCCGTGCCGAGCAGGTGCCCGATGTTGCTGGTCAGCGTGTCGACCGGTCGCTTCGCCGCGTCGAGCGCGATCGCCGGGTAGCGGCCGCCGTCGCGCTCGATCCAGAAGGAGGCCCGGAAGCGATCGGCGAGCGCCGTCGCCCAGGCCCGCCACTCGTCGCCGTCCGGCTCGCCGAACGCGTCGAGCAGCTCGGCGCCGTCGCGGGCGGCCTGATAGGCGTAGCCCTGCACCTCGCAGAGCGCGATCGGCCCCTCGGCGAGGCGCCCGTCGCGCCACTGCACCGAGTCGCCGGAGTCCTTCCAGCCCTGGTTCGCGAGGCCGTGCCCCGTGGTGTCGGCGTACTCGAGGAAACCGTCGCCGTCGCTGTCGCCGTGGTCGCGCATCCATTCGAGGGCGCGCTTCAGGTTCGGCAGCAGCGGCCGCACCTCGTCGTCGGGGAGACCCCAGCGGCGGGCCTCGGCGAGCAGCACGATCCAGAGCGCGGTGGCGTCGACGGTGCCGTAGTAGAGCGGGGGCAGCGTGATGTCCTCCCCCGGCATGGTGAGCTGGCCGGGCCGCAGCTCGTGCATGATCTTGCCCGGCTGCTCGGCGGTCTCCCCCACGGTGCGCTCGCCCTGCAGCCCGGCGAGCACCCGCAGGGTCGAGGCGGCGAGCTCGGTGCCGAGCGGAAGCAGCAGGCGGGCGGCCCAGAGCGAGTCGCGGCCGAAGAGGGTGAAGAACCAGGGGGCGCCGGCCGCGAGGAAGGGCTCGCCGGGTGCCCGGCTCGTCTCCATCCGCAGGGCGGCGAGGTCGTGGAGGGCGCGGCGGTTCCAGTGCGCCAGGCGGCTGTCGCCGGCGTCGACGCGGGCGTCTGCCCACTCCGCGGTTCCGGATGCGCCCGTCACGACGGCCGCCGAGTCCTCGAGGGC of the Herbiconiux flava genome contains:
- the serA gene encoding phosphoglycerate dehydrogenase gives rise to the protein MSKPVVLIAEELSPATVDALGPDFDVRSVDGTDRPALLAALADAHAVLVRSATKVDAEAIAAAPVLKVVARAGVGLDNVDIKAATTAGVMVVNAPTSNIISAAELTVGHILSLARHIPAAHAALAQGQWKRSAYTGVELFEKTVGIIGLGRIGALITARLQAFGVNVIAYDPYVTSARAQQLGVTLVTLDELLAQSDFITIHMPKTPETTGMISDEQLALMKPTAFIVNVARGGLIDEDALYRALTSKTIAGAGLDVFVSEPPKESPLLALPNVVVTPHLGASTDEAQEKAGVSVAKSVRLALSGELVPDAVNVAGGVIDPYVRPGIALVEKLGQVFSGLAGSPLTSVDVVVKGELADYDVSVLKLAALKGVFTNVVSETVSYVNAPLLAEQRGVAVRLITDPESAEYRNVITLTGALSDGSQVSVSGTLTGSKQIEKIVEINGYDVEVPFAKHLIVMLYTDRPGIVAVYGKEFGEAQVNIAGMQIARHEAGGKALSVLTVDSPVPDGLLDALRVAIEADIMVEVDITA
- a CDS encoding DoxX family membrane protein, which gives rise to MDFMTSGVVLDVLRLLIAAVFVLMGVNHFVPRSARTMAAMMPPRMRGTGILAPLNLVYLTGACEIAGGLGLVFPPTRIAAGIALVVFLAAVFPANAYAATRRDRFGALAVPFVPRLIAQIVLAALILLVAFF
- a CDS encoding glycogen debranching N-terminal domain-containing protein, translating into MTAVLPSPSTSQEIPAMSHPLQPFLNDATVVLAAPTQAWSAASGAMTEPIHGVYHSDTRVLRGLGLEVGGAAPETVSQSSHGSSDTVFTALVRSIDDRTADPRVRLDARRTVTPGGFAEELRLTSALGHEIVTEVRLTLAADFAPMQIVKAGLAGSGLDGAPDARAALDPVTAVERGDAVLLASGTSTARLDAPGAAIAVAEGEGTDPAARVTLTWPLVVPAHGSATLSWRLALEDSAAVVTGASGTAEWADARVDAGDSRLAHWNRRALHDLAALRMETSRAPGEPFLAAGAPWFFTLFGRDSLWAARLLLPLGTELAASTLRVLAGLQGERTVGETAEQPGKIMHELRPGQLTMPGEDITLPPLYYGTVDATALWIVLLAEARRWGLPDDEVRPLLPNLKRALEWMRDHGDSDGDGFLEYADTTGHGLANQGWKDSGDSVQWRDGRLAEGPIALCEVQGYAYQAARDGAELLDAFGEPDGDEWRAWATALADRFRASFWIERDGGRYPAIALDAAKRPVDTLTSNIGHLLGTGILNADEAADVARLLVDERLDSGFGLRTMATDSAGFWPLSYHGGSVWAHDTAIAVQGLAREGFRAEAAELGRGLLRAAESFGYRMPELHSGDSAAVTAVPAPYPAACRPQAWSAAAAVAVAVAATDARPAPDRTTLLVAPLADAALGHVTLDGLRVAGRAFRVVATPDAATATPLA